A genomic region of Xiphophorus couchianus chromosome 18, X_couchianus-1.0, whole genome shotgun sequence contains the following coding sequences:
- the LOC114161461 gene encoding extracellular calcium-sensing receptor-like, whose protein sequence is MGDWICVISLLIVILRFFKAENDSSCEMYGSPEVSLLSKEGDFIIGGAFSIYSQTSVSSLSAFETPEPFKCSRINLREFRFVQTMMFAIEEINNSSELLPDVSVGYRIFDSCGSTLPSTRAAMGLMNGEENTWSKNCSSVHAVIGASESSSTIAMQQISGVFQIPMISHFATCACLSNRKEYPFFFRTIPSDYYQSRALAKLVKHFGWTWVGAVRSDNDYGNNGMATFIEAANQEGICVEYSEAISRTGSRENVERVVRVIRRGTASVLVAFLAQGEMDVLLDEVLTQNLTGLQWVGSESWITANYLAKKRYAGILTGSLGFAIRKAKISGLLDFLLKVNPGQDPQSNLLREFWETTFGCSFGSSTPGTKSCSGFERLQDANNAFTDVSELRISNCVYKAVYAVAHALHSLLKCGPSGDSVSHSCILKDNSEQRQVAEQLQKVNFTLQSGEQVYFDDNGDPAATYELVNWQRNHAGDVVFMTVGKYDASQPNWNQFTMNKVKITWAAESWEKPLSVCSENCLPGFRQAIMKGKPICCFSCVPCAGGEISNTNNSAECSQCPSEYWSNVNHSKCVPKVIEFLSYGETMGALLTAFSLCGASLTLVVLCVFFRFRHTPLVKASNSELSFLLLFSLTLCFLCSLAFIGQPTAWSCMLRHTACGVAFALCISCILAKTITVVMAFKAKRPANMFPQCSAPLQRTSVIGCTLIQVFICVIWLAFAPPFPHKNIVYANEKIILQCFLGSPLAFWVVMAYIGFLALLCFILAFLGRKLPDNFNEAKFITFSMLIFSAVWLTFIPAYVSSPGKFTVAVEIFAILASSFGLLFCIFAPKCYILLLKPERNTKKHLMGRNQSRTQ, encoded by the exons ATGGGTGATTGGATTTGCGTAATATCACTGTTGATTGTCATTCTGCGATTCTTTAAGGCGGAGAACGACAGTTCCTGTGAGATGTACGGAAGCCCAGAGGTATCTCTCTTATCAAAGGAAGGAGATTTCATTATTGGTGGGGCTTTTTCCATCTATAGTCAAACCTCAGTGTCCTCACTCTCAGCATTCGAAACACCAGAACCTTTCAAATGCTCCAG GATCAATCTCAGAGAATTTCGTTTTGTGCAAACAATGATGTTTGCCATTGAAGAAATTAACAACAGCAGCGAACTGCTTCCCGATGTTTCCGTTGGGTACAGGATATTTGATAGTTGCGGTTCAACACTGCCTTCAACACGGGCAGCAATGGGTCTGATGAACGGAGAGGAAAACACCTGGAGTAAAAACTGTTCTTCTGTTCATGCCGTCATCGGAGCCTCCGAATCCTCCTCAACAATTGCAATGCAACAGATTTCCGGGGTTTTCCAAATACCTATG ATCAGCCATTTTGCGACATGTGCTTGTCTCAGTAACAGAAAGGAGTATCCTTTTTTCTTCAGAACCATTCCCAGTGACTACTATCAGAGCAGAGCGCTGGCCAAACTGGTAAAACACTTCGGCTGGACGTGGGTCGGGGCAGTAAGAAGTGATAATGACTACGGTAACAATGGGATGGCGACTTTTATTGAAGCCGCGAATCAGGAGGGGATTTGTGTCGAATACTCTGAAGCCATCTCAAGGACTGGCTCCAGAGAGAATGTGGAGAGGGTTGTCAGGGTGATCCGCAGAGGTACAGCGAGTGTTTTAGTTGCATTCCTGGCCCAGGGTGAAATGGATGTTCTGCTCGACGAAGTTCTGACACAGAATTTAACTGGGTTGCAGTGGGTCGGCAGTGAATCCTGGATCACAGCAAATTACTTGGCTAAGAAGAGGTACGCTGGGATTTTAACTGGGTCGCTGGGCTTTGCAATAAGAAAGGCAAAAATCTCAGGCCTGCTAGATTTTCTCTTGAAGGTGAACCCAGGTCAGGACCCCCAAAGTAACCTGCTGAGAGAGTTCTGGGAAACAACATTTGGGTGCAGTTTCGGGTCCAGTACACCTGGCACAAAATCATGTTCTGGCTTTGAGAGACTTCAAGATGCAAATAACGCTTTCACAGATGTGTCAGAGCTGAGGATATCCAACTGCGTGTACAAGGCTGTGTATGCTGTTGCTCATGCCTTGCATAGTTTGCTGAAATGTGGACCAAGTGGCGACTCGGTGTCTCACTCGTGCATCTTAAAGGATAATTCAGAACAAAGACAG GTTGCAGAACAGCTCCAGAAGGTAAATTTTACACTACAGTCTGGGGAGCAAGTGTATTTCGATGACAATGGGGATCCCGCAGCAACCTATGAGCTCGTGAACTGGCAGAGAAACCATGCAGGAGACGTTGTGTTCATGACTGTAGGGAAGTATGATGCGTCACAACCAAACTGGAACCAGTTTACCAtgaacaaagtgaaaataacaTGGGCCGCAGAATCCTGGGAG AAGCCGCTGTCTGTCTGCAGTGAGAACTGTCTGCCAGGTTTCCGTCAGGCGATAATGAAAGGCAAACCCATCTGCTGCTTCTCCTGTGTTCCCTGCGCGGGTGGAGAAATCAGCAACACCAACA ATTCTGCAGAGTGCTCTCAGTGTCCGTCGGAGTACTGGTCGAATGTCAACCACAGCAAATGTGTTCCAAAGGTGATTGAGTTCCTGTCATATGGAGAGACTATGGGGGCCCTCCTAACTGCCTTCTCGCTGTGCGGAGCCAGTTTAACACTTGTGGTCTTGTGCGTGTTTTTCCGGTTTCGGCACACGCCACTCGTCAAAGCCAGTAATTCTGAGCTGAGCTTCCTGCTCCTCTTCTCCTTGACTCTGTGTTTCCTCTGCTCTCTGGCTTTCATCGGCCAGCCCACTGCATGGTCCTGCATGCTCCGTCATACAGCTTGTGGCGTAGCTTTTGCTCTGTGCATCTCATGTATTCTTGCTAAAACGATAACCGTGGTGATGGCCTTTAAAGCTAAAAGACCAGCAAACATGTTTCCTCAGTGCTCAGCTCCACTTCAGAGAACGAGCGTCATTGGGTGTACTTtaattcaagtgtttatttgtgtCATATGGTTAGCTTTTGCTCCGCCATTTCCACACAAGAATATAGTTTACGCCAATGAAAAGATTATTCTACAGTGTTTCCTTGGTTCACCTTTAGCGTTTTGGGTTGTGATGGCATATATAGGATTTCTGGCTCTACTCtgctttatcttggcttttttagGCCGGAAGTTGCCTGATAACTTTAATGAAGCTAAATTCATTACCTTCAGCATGCTGATATTTAGTGCTGTCTGGCTCACATTCATCCCAGCATATGTCAGCTCTCCTGGTAAGTTTACTGTAGCAGTAGAGATATTTGCAATTCTAGCCTCCAGCTTTGGcttgcttttctgtatttttgcaccaaaatgttatattttgctACTGAAACCTGAGAGGAAtactaaaaaacatttgatgggACGAAATCAGTCAAGAACACAATGA
- the LOC114161460 gene encoding extracellular calcium-sensing receptor-like, giving the protein MWKNICIILMFVVITRGFAQDETAFCEMLGSRELPLMSKEGDIVIGGAFSLHSQISKLLLSWTESPEPLTCSRINLREFRFAQTMVFAIEEINNSSFLLPNVSLGYKIFDSCASALPTTRAGMGLMNGEKRTSEKNCSGQSSIHAVVGTSESSTTIVMLQISGIFQIPVISHFATCACLSNRKEYPSFFRTIPSDYYQSRALAKLVKHFGWTWVGAVRSDNDYGNNGMATFIEAANQEGICVEYSEAISRTGSRENVERVVRVIRGGTASVLVAFLAYDEMDVLLEEALSQNLTELQWVGSESWITSAHLAKKRYSGILSGSLGFAIRKAKISGLQDFLLKVNPSQEPQSNLLREFWETTFACSFRSSTPDTKLCSGAESLRDVDNAFTDVSELRISNNVYKAVYAVAHALHSMLNCKQGGENVTHPCKLRDRPEPRQVVKYLQDINFTVESGENVYFDENGDPAAIYELVNWQRNPAGDVVFTTVGKYDASHPDGNQLTMNGVNITWAAESVEKPLSVCSENCLPGFRTAIIKGKPICCFSCVPCAAGEVSNTSNSAECSQCPSEYWSNVNHSKCVPKVIEFLSYGETMGALLTAFSLCGASLTLVVLCVFFRFRHTPLVKASNSELSFLLLFSLTLCFLCSLAFIGQPTAWSCMLRHTACGVAFALCISCILAKTITVVMAFKAKRPANMFPQCSAPLQRTSVIGCTLIQVFICVIWLAFAPPFPHKNIVYANEKIILQCDLGSAVAFWAVLGYVGFLALLCFILAFLGRKLPDNFNEAKFITFSMLIFSAVWLTFIPAYVSSPGKFTVAVEIFAILASSFGLLFCIFAPKCYILLLKPERNTKKHLMGRHKL; this is encoded by the exons atgtggAAAAATATCTGCATAATTCTGATGTTTGTAGTTATTACTAGAGGATTTGCACAGGATGAAACAGCTTTCTGTGAAATGCTGGGGAGCCGAGAGCTTCCTCTGATGTCTAAGGAGGGAGATATTGTTATAGGAGGAGCTTTTTCCCTTCACAGCCAAATCTCAAAGCTTTTACTCTCCTGGACCGAGTCACCAGAACCTCTCACGTGCTCCAG AATCAACTTAAGGGAATTCCGGTTTGCACAAACAATGGTGTTTGCCATTGAGGAAATTAATAATAGCAGCTTTCTACTGCCTAATGTCTCACTTGGTTATAAGATATTCGACAGCTGTGCATCTGCGTTGCCTACGACACGTGCAGGAATGGGTTTGATGAACGGAGAGAAAAGGACTTCTGAAAAAAACTGCTCCGGCCAGTCGTCCATTCATGCCGTAGTTGGAACCTCTGAGTCTTCCACGACCATTGTGATGTTACAAATTTCAGGGATTTTCCAAATACCAGTG ATAAGTCACTTTGCAACATGTGCTTGTCTTAGTAACAGAAAGGAGTATCCCTCCTTTTTCAGAACCATTCCCAGTGACTACTATCAGAGCAGAGCGCTGGCCAAACTGGTAAAACACTTCGGCTGGACGTGGGTCGGGGCAGTAAGAAGTGATAATGACTACGGTAACAATGGGATGGCGACTTTTATTGAAGCCGCGAATCAGGAGGGGATTTGTGTCGAATACTCTGAAGCCATCTCAAGGACTGGCTCCAGAGAGAATGTGGAGAGGGTTGTCAGGGTGATCCGTGGAGGTACAGCAAGTGTTTTAGTTGCATTCCTGGCTTATGATGAGATGGATGTTTTGCTGGAGGAAGCTTTGAGTCAAAACCTGACTGAGTTACAGTGGGTCGGCAGTGAATCCTGGATTACATCAGCTCATTTGGCTAAAAAGAGGTACTCTGGCATACTAAGCGGGTCGCTGGGCTTTGCAATAAGAAAGGCAAAAATCTCAGGCCTGCAAGATTTTCTCTTGAAGGTGAACCCAAGTCAGGAACCTCAGAGCAACCTACTGAGAGAGTTCTGGGAAACAACATTTGCGTGCAGTTTCCGGTCCAGTACACCTGACACAAAATTATGTTCTGGCGCCGAGAGTCTTCGAGATGTAGATAACGCTTTCACAGATGTGTCAGAGCTGAGGATATCCAACAACGTGTACAAGGCTGTGTACGCTGTTGCTCATGCCTTGCATAGCATGTTGAATTGTAAGCAAGGTGGTGAAAATGTGACTCACCCTTGCAAATTAAGAGATCGTCCAGAGCCAAGACAg GTTGTGAAATATCTCCAGGACATTAATTTTACTGTCGAGTCGGGAGAGAATGTGTATTTTGATGAAAACGGAGACCCCGCCGCAATTTATGAGCTCGTGAACTGGCAGAGAAACCCTGCAGGAGACGTTGTGTTCACAACTGTTGGAAAGTACGATGCTTCACATCCAGATGGAAACCAGTTGACCATGAATGGAGTCAACATCACATGGGCCGCAGAATCTGTGGAG AAGCCGCTGTCTGTCTGCAGTGAGAACTGCCTGCCAGGCTTCCGGACAGCGATCATCAAAGGCAAACCCATCTGCTGCTTCTCCTGTGTCCCATGCGCTGCTGGAGAGGTCAGCAACACAAGCA ATTCTGCAGAGTGCTCTCAGTGTCCGTCGGAGTACTGGTCGAATGTCAACCACAGCAAATGTGTTCCAAAGGTGATTGAGTTCCTGTCATATGGAGAGACTATGGGGGCCCTCCTAACTGCCTTCTCGCTGTGCGGAGCCAGTTTAACACTTGTGGTCTTGTGCGTGTTTTTCCGGTTTCGGCACACGCCACTCGTCAAAGCCAGTAATTCTGAGCTGAGCTTCCTGCTCCTCTTCTCCTTGACTCTGTGTTTCCTCTGCTCTCTGGCTTTCATCGGCCAGCCCACTGCATGGTCCTGCATGCTCCGTCATACAGCTTGTGGTGTAGCTTTTGCTCTGTGCATCTCATGTATTCTTGCTAAAACGATAACCGTGGTGATGGCCTTTAAAGCTAAAAGACCAGCAAACATGTTTCCTCAGTGCTCAGCTCCACTTCAGAGAACGAGCGTCATTGGGTGTACTTtaattcaagtgtttatttgtgtCATATGGTTAGCTTTTGCTCCGCCATTTCCACACAAGAATATAGTTTACGCCAATGAAAAGATTATTCTACAGTGTGATTTAGGATCAGCTGTGGCGTTTTGGGCTGTGTTGGGGTATGTTGGATTTCTGGCTCTACTCtgctttatcttggcttttttagGCCGGAAGTTGCCTGATAACTTTAATGAAGCTAAATTCATTACCTTCAGCATGCTGATATTTAGTGCTGTCTGGCTCACATTCATCCCAGCATATGTCAGCTCTCCTGGTAAGTTTACTGTAGCAGTAGAGATATTTGCAATTCTAGCCTCCAGCTTTGGcttgcttttctgtatttttgcaccaaaatgttatattttactaCTGAAACCTGAGAGGAAtactaaaaaacatttgatgggAAGACACAAGCTTTAG
- the LOC114161511 gene encoding extracellular calcium-sensing receptor-like — MPPIVGLLLFCLVDVRGENSSCQIYGTKELSQFSKEGDIIIGGIFSFHQNPVTVSPALTINPGAIQCKGLEIGELQYAYTMMFVIDEINNSTELLPDVTLGYRIFDSCPSIPLSIRSSLNLMNPHEDSEGLCSNLSNVYAVIGDTTSTSTIGIARTLGPFSIPVISHSATCACLSDRRIYASFFRTIPSDIHQSKALAKLVKHFGWTWVGAIRTNNDYGNGGMASFLEAATKEGVCVEYSVAIYRTDPRKSFLQVVDIMRKSTSKVIVAFADATDLDVLMKELHAQNVTGLQWVGSEGWITYRYFASQANYAVVQGAVGFAALNAHIPGLQEFLTNSRPSTAPGNQGLVELWETLFDCTLSPKTGIYPQDRVTVCSGTETLRDVKTRFTDVSDATLLNNVYKAIYAVAHALSMLFNCKDGEGPFENNTCADRQNFQPWQVLHYLTQVNFTSKTGENVFFDEFGDPVARYALVNWQLDKTGYIQFETIGYYDASRPEGQQFEMEVGVRAIWAGESHDVSQIRLSVHCGVCVYIVSALNNVSVCQVPTSICSDSCLPGTSRAFIKGKPVCCFDCIVCAEGEFSNSTSEAVGFVAFTLVLIVFLMGKITASTLLVYLKMCSLHSLNIFILSDAVKCEKCPPEYKSSEERNQCNLKSVEFLTFTELMGITLVTLSFVGAISTVAVSLIFFCQRHTPIVRANNSELSFLLLFSLGLCFLCSLTFIGRPSDWSCMLRHTAFGITFVLCVSCILGKTTVVLLAFRATIPGSNVMKWFGPPQQRVSVLALTLVQVLICIIWLTVSPPHPFKNTQYYSEKIILECALGSPLGFWAVLGYIGVLAMLCFGLAFLARKLPDNFNEARLITFSMLIFCAVWITFIPAYVSSPGKFSVAVEIFAILASSYGMLLCIFLPKCYIILFKPQNNTKKHLMNKSTL, encoded by the exons ATGCCGCCTATTGTGGGCCTGTTACTTTTCTGTCTCGTGGATGTAAGAGGGGAAAACTCTTCGTGTCAAATATACGGGACAAAAGAACTGTCTCAGTTTTCTAAGGAGGGAGATATCATCATCGGAGGTATTTTCTCCTTCCACCAGAACCCGGTCACAGTCAGTCCAGCACTCACAATCAACCCGGGAGCAATCCAGTGTAAAGG GCTGGAAATAGGTGAGCTTCAGTATGCGTACACCATGATGTTTGTGATAGATGAAATTAACAACAGCACTGAACTGCTGCCAGACGTGACACTCGGTTATAGGATCTTTGACTCCTGCCCAAGCATACCTCTGTCTATCAGGTCATCGCTGAATCTAATGAATCCACATGAAGACAGTGAGGGGTTGTGTAGCAACCTCTCCAACGTGTATGCTGTCATTGGGGACACAACTTCCACCTCTACTATAGGCATAGCACGCACGCTGGGTCCCTTCAGTATACCTGTG atcagTCATTCAGCCACTTGTGCATGTCTCAGCGACAGGAGAATCTACGCGTCCTTCTTTCGAACCATACCGAGTGACATTCATCAAAGCAAAGCACTAGCAAAGCTTGTGAAACACTTTGGCTGGACTTGGGTGGGAGCAATCCGAACTAACAATGACTATGGAAATGGTGGCATGGCCAGCTTCTTGGAAGCAGCAACAAAGGAAGGCGTGTGCGTTGAGTATTCAGTCGCCATCTACCGAACCGACCCCAGGAAGTCATTCCTACAAGTCGTGGATATTATGAGAAAATCCACCTCTAAGGTCATAGTTGCTTTTGCAGATGCGACAGATCTTGATGTACTCATGAAAGAGCTCCATGCCCAGAATGTGACAGGCCTGCAGTGGGTGGGAAGCGAAGGCTGGATCACGTATCGTTACTTTGCCTCTCAGGCGAACTACGCCGTGGTTCAGGGGGCCGTAGGCTTCGCAGCACTGAATGCTCACATCCCTGGGCTGCAGGAGTTCCTCACCAACAGCAGACCATCCACCGCACCAGGAAATCAGGGACTCGTTGAGTTGTGGGAAACACTCTTTGACTGCACCCTGTCACCAAAAACAGGGATTTACCCACAGGATCGTGTTACAGTTTGCAGCGGCACAGAGACTCTGCGGGATGTAAAGACGCGATTTACTGATGTTTCAGATGCCACCCTGTTGAATAATGTCTACAAAGCCATATACGCTGTTGCTCATGCTTTGAGCATGCTGTTTAATTGCAAAGATGGAGAGGGGCCCTTTGAGAACAATACTTGTGCTGACAGGCAAAATTTTCAACCATGGCAg GTGTTGCACTACCTAACGCAGGTAAATTTCACCAGTAAAactggtgaaaatgttttcttcgaCGAGTTTGGTGACCCCGTCGCACGTTACGCACTGGTAAACTGGCAACTGGATAAGACAGGGTACATACAGTTTGAAACTATTGGTTATTATGATGCCTCCAGACCTGAAGGTCAGCAGTTTGAGATGGAAGTTGGAGTGAGAGCCATCTGGGCAGGAGAAAGTCATGATGTGAGTCAAATTAGACTCTCTGTTCACTGTGGAGTTTGTGTTTACATTGTTTCAGCTTTAAataatgtctctgtgtgtcagGTACCGACATCCATCTGCAGTGACAGCTGTTTGCCTGGCACTAGTCGGGCTTTCATTAAAGGCAAACCCGTCTGCTGCTTTGACTGCATCGTCTGTGCTGAGGGGGAGTTCAGCAACAGCACAAGTGAGGCGGTGGGATTTGTAGCCTTTACCCTGGTGCTCATTGTGTTTCTGATGGGTAAAATCACTGCCAGCACTTTACTGGTATACTTGAAGATGTGTTCTCTGCACAGCTTAAACATATTTATCCTTTCAGATGcagtgaaatgtgaaaaatgccCTCCTGAGTACAAGTCCAGTGAAGAGAGGAACCAATGTAACTTAAAATCAGTTGAGTTCCTCACCTTCACAGAACTAATGGGTATAACGTTGGTCACCTTGTCTTTCGTTGGTGCAATCTCAACAGTGGCTGTAAGCCTGATATTTTTCTGCCAAAGACACACGCCCATTGTCCGAGCCAACAACTCTGAGTTGAGtttcctgctgctgttctccTTGGGGTTGTGCTTTCTGTGTTCTCTGACCTTCATCGGCCGACCCTCTGATTGGTCCTGCATGCTGCGCCACACAGCTTTCGGCATTACCTTTGTCCTCTGTGTGTCCTGTATTCTGGGGAAAACAACGGTGGTTTTGTTGGCCTTTCGGGCTACCATTCCTGGCAGCAATGTGATGAAATGGTTTGGCCCTCCACAGCAGAGAGTCAGTGTCTTAGCTCTCACACTTGTACAGGTTTTGATTTGTATAATATGGCTAACAGTCAGCCCTCCCCATCCATTCAAAAACACTCAATATTACAGCGAGAAGATCATTCTAGAGTGTGCACTTGGATCACCTTTGGGCTTCTGGGCCGTATTGGGATATATTGGGGTTTTAGCTATGTTGTGCTTTGGATTGGCCTTCTTAGCCAGAAAGCTTCCTGACAATTTCAATGAAGCTAGGTTAATCACTTTCAGCATGCTGATATTCTGTGCCGTGTGGATAACTTTCATTCCAGCTTATGTGAGCTCTCCTGGGAAATTCAGTGTGGCTGTGGAGATATTTGCCATTCTGGCTTCAAGTTATGGGATGCTGCTCTGTATTTTTTTGCCTAAGTgttacatcattttatttaaaccccaaaacaatacaaagaaacatttgatgAATAAAAGCACACTTTAA